One Oryctolagus cuniculus chromosome 7, mOryCun1.1, whole genome shotgun sequence genomic window, GGGTGTATCAGAGTAAGAATCATGATATCATATCTGTCTGAACCTAATTCTGAGTCCTTTCCATGTTGTGTCCCTTATTATCAGTTAACAGAATCAGCCAAAATTATGATTGAGGAATAAAGGCATGGGCTTTAGAATCAAACTACCTGGGCTCAAATACCAACTCCCCACTTACTACTTCTATGACCTTGGATATGTTATTCAACATGGGACTGGCAtcgtgggttaagtcaccacttgggacatcctcatcTGATATGGGAGTACTGATTTAAGTTTTGGCTACTCTGCTtgtgatatagctccctgctgatgttcctgggaagcagTTGATGATgacactcaagtacttgagttcctgccacccacatgggaaactaaaaccaggatggggttcctggcttcagacttcagactggcccagccccagctattgaagCTATTTGTTGAGTGGAGCATCAgatcgctctcttgctctctctctctcattctctctctctctctcattctctctctctctctctctctctctctctctgtcactgtgcctttcaaataaatatataaatctttaaaaagtcactcAACTCATCTGAGCATTCCACTCATTTATAAGATGGACATATGATCTACCTCTTAAAGGATGCTATCTTAACAAacagtacttatttttattatattttaggtaATCTTCCAGGTTCTTTCCAGTTCAAAGTATAGTCTTTGATGCTTCCTGCTACTGAAAGTGGTGGGGGTAAGCTGAAAAAATATGAACTTGGGAATTAGGATTATTGGATTTTGACCAAGATTTTCTTCTAGGTAGCTGTCAGTTGTGGACGCTCGTGTGACCTTTCCGAGCTATCATTTTCCCATCTTCCAATGGTGGGTTCATTTCAGGTCATCTCTGAGGTGCATCTTTTTAAACTGATAGACTGTTAGGAGGCAGATGGGACTTATTTTGGCTATCATAAGGAGAGGTGATGAAAATTAAGATTGGTTATCATAGGATGCACTTTTCTCCCTCAACTCCTAATCTCTGTGCTTCCTATTACTACACATTGTTTGAATCCAATAAATGATTCTTAAGTGAGCAATGAGACAGCATGAGCAGGATGTGCATGGGGCCCAGAACATCTGTACATAAACTGAGAAAAGGATACTGACAGCCACCCAGCTGTTTCATCAACATATCCCTCCAACAGACAACCCTTTGTGGAAGCTGGGAAAAGGTACAGATTTCAACAAACATCTGTCAAGAGTCATTCTTTTCCATTACCTACTAAGTGCTGACTTTTTCAACCTATTGAAGACATGTTGCCCCAATGAGCTGTGCCCCTTAAACCAAAAAGCATTCAGCAGTACAGTGGCTGGTTTTCAGATTCTATTGGAATTCTTCTCTCTGTTCCCCTACTCTGACTTCCGGGCAAAGATGTATATGAAGTCatttgaacaacaacaacaacaaaactgtaAAAGCCCAGACTCaccaggggctgcagctgggTTAAGGTGGAGCTATGTCTTTACATCATCACATCCCTTCCCTCATCCAGAGCAACTACAAGAGCCTGAACTGAAAGGGATATGGGGTTCCTCGACTTCCCAGATCATACAATTGCACAAACTGTGGCCATGTTCACTCCAGATGGAAACACAGGTATATGTTGCTAGGGCAAGAATAGACTGAGATTTGACTTGGAAATTGGAACCCATAACTGCCCTTTTTTCTGGGTATGATCTCAATCAAGTCAATTCAAAGGTTAGGCAAGGTTTTCTCAAGCGAGAAAGGGAAAACATGCTTCTCAGAGTTGTCTTCAATAGGTTGAAAAAGTCAGCACTTAGTAGGTACTGTTCTTCTATTATTGTCCCAGGAAAACTGAGGGACAGATGTCCCTAGCACCCGGAAAGGGGCAATAGAAAGATTTTGTGAGTGATCCAGGAATGAGTACACAGAGAAAATGACTATGGCAGGGGGTGGGAAACCCTTTCAGTTAAGATTCTCTGGGAAATGCATGCAAGAAAAGTCAATCTAGAAAAGCACCAGAATGTGTTTGCTTAGGGATGTTTTTGATCagctctctctttatttttttacagctttTTACTGCAGGGATAGTAAAATCAATGTTAGTTTATTTTATGGagtagaaatatttttgaaaaattggcTTGAATATAATTTCTAAAAGCAAATCTGATTCTTCCCTCTTAACTCAAAttataaaagtggaaaaaaattctGTGAAAAGAATTCTGTGGAGAGAATATTGgtctaagaaataaaaaaaaaaaaaaaacagtcctaAGATGGCACAGTATCTTGTGGAatcctatatttaatttttaaatactaattttaGAAGAAACATTAATAATAGTGCCACAAAACCTTCAGCAAAGAACAACTGAAATATTTCTGTTTGGAAAATGCTCATAAAGCCTTAAAGAACAGGAAGATGTAAGGATAACAATAGTTTTAGCTGGGTAGGTAACGTTAAGGTAAGGAATAGAAGACAAAGGAGGCTGACTCAAGATGGAGAAAAATCCCTAGTCATCCACTATGAGTAGAGAGAAATTTTACATTTCACAATCACGGTTGACCCCTCCTTCCCCCTGGgtctttgacattttcttttaagtctacatttttttttccacatcccAGTATTCCCTGGATCTCCCTATGACCCTTACtctactatgtttttttttttatagcactATCACCTTCTATCATAATATGAActgttttattatgtttatatttGACTTTTCCATCCCCCCTGCCAAGTGTAAGCTTccaaagacagagatttttcttGCTGTGTTTATTGCTGTATCCTCAGCACCTAGAATGTGCTTCATGTGTACCAAaagcttgataaatatttgtccAATGAATGAAAATCTCACTGTGTAGGGCAACTCCTCCATGAAATTTATCCCAAGCAAGTTTCATCTTGTACTTACTCCATCATAATAGTTTTCACGccatacattaaaaaattatacatgaaatTCATGTAATGTAAATGAACCATTTTAAGGTGTGTGATTCAGTAACATTTCGCACATTTACAATGTTTTGCACATAGCACTTCTATCTAGTCCCCACTTTCATCACctcaaaaaacataaaaatctctGCAGTCATTACACAGCCACTAGGCATTCCTCCCTACTCCTAGATCCTGACCACTGCCAATCTGCTTTTTGTACCTGAACATCTCATATAGATGAAATATAGATGAAATGGTATAGATGtgaccttttgtgtctggcttcttctaGTTAGTGTGATATTTTTAAGGTTCATCCATGTAGCAGTTTGAACCAGAGCTTTATCACTTTTTAACGGTTGAGTAATATCCATTGTATAGGTATGCCACATAAAGCTTAGCCATTCAGCCATttttggacatctgggttgtttctactttttgattcTTGTGGCCAGTGCTGCTCTGAGTACTCCTGTGCAGGTGTTTATTCCTACCAGGCTTTGATTGCCTCTTTTCTCATCTGTCTCCCCTACGAAACCATGAACTCCTGAGCACAAGCACTGAGTCTGTCTTGTTTAGTGACATTCATAGCCTGAGCTGTGGACTAGAAAATACTTGTTCAATGAACGGCTGGATACAACATGTCCATCTTGAACTTCTAATTAAAATCAATGATTGAAATTTCTTAAATAACAGGGAATGGCAgcctttaaaaattcaataatgcCACAAATATGAAAAAGCATTGACGTCTTAATTCCACATTGAGGCCAGCTGCAGGAAGGGAAAAGCGGATAGAGTGGGTGAGAGAAATGAGGGGCTTCTACAGAGCCAGGGAGGAGGCGGcagcagagagaggtggaggagcAGGGGAAGGTGGGCCATGAGGCTGGGTGAGGGGGGAGCGAGGGGACTCAGAGATGAAGGGGATGGAGCAGCTCTCAGGTTACCATAAGCCTCTCAAGCAGCCCAGAGAAtcctctctgcccccaggaaacagcattttgtctttcattttcaaacatcaaagtttatttctgaaataaagatTTGCTTTTGTGTCAAATTCTGAAGGTACTCCCCAGATGTTCAAGAGTGACTTTGGCTTTTAGAAATAAACTTTTGAAATGGAGAGTTGTCTTCAAATGTTAGGCTCTatctatctctttttaaaaatgaggttttTAAAACAATTGTGGCAAAAATAACATAACAAATTTATTCTCTCCCTCACTGTTAAGTGTACAGAACATTCATGTTAATTATATGCACAGTGTTTCACAGTAGCTCTCTAGTACTTTTTCATCAGACATGATTGAAACTCTATACCCTTTGAACTTgagtaaacatttattgaatacctactaAGTGCCTATATCACAGCAAACCATggttaattttcctttttcttcattttacgtCCAAGGACCGTGTCCATTGGCATACACTGACAACAATTTAGGCCTatacaagggctcttcaaaaagcacatggaaaatgcatatcaaagAAAAACTATAcattattttcagaatattttttcaccaaaacaaacaccttttaattccattttccatgaacttttggaagtactcttgTCATTAACTAATGCTTTccaggttattattattatttcctcaTAAAATGCTactcatttatttcattatttgaaactCTCTCAAGCTGTTAGTATTCTCTccttacaaatgaggaaaccaaggtcAAGGGAACATAGGTAGTTTattcaaggtcacagagctagaaAGTGGCACAGCTAAGATTTGAAGTCAGGTTTTGAACACAAATTCTTCCTCACTGTATTATGCTATCAATGATTTGTTCCAAGTAACATTAAAGAGTGACTTTAGCAATGCCTCTTAGCTTTCcagaataagagaaaaacacaaataaaataaacttccttattttggttcaaaataatctaaaaataattCACCAAACTAATTTTGTCTTTTAACCAATGCCTCtgtccaaaatatttttcttatttagtttTTATGTATTGTGTTGAGTATTATTAGTTTGCAAATTTTAACTATTGCATTTGACACATGCTAACATGTTGGAGCCAGACCTGGACCTGAATCCTGGATTTGCTATTAATTAGTTGGAAGACCTTAGAgaagtcatttaacctctctgagtttCAATGGCCTTATCTGTGAAATGCTGTTTACAATAGTACTCTATAATGAGGAGTACATGAGATGATGTCTCCAAATTGCTTAGCATATTTCCCTAGTCCATAGCAAATACTTAAATAGCAGGTGTTATTAATATGCTAAATACTACAAGAAGTGAATACTTCATCCAGTTAACCAAACTTTTGATAAaggactgaattttttttttttttgacaggcagagttagacagtgagagagacagagagaaaggtcttcctcaaatggtcacccctcaaatggtcgctacagccggcacgctgcgccaatccaaagccaggagccaggtgcttccttctggtctcccatgcgggtgcagggcccaagcacttgggtcatcctccactgccttcccgggccacagcagagagctggactggaagaggagcaaccaggacagaatccggcaccccaaccaggactagaaccctgggcagctggcactgcaggcggaggattagccaagtgagccgtggcgctggccaaaggACTGAATTATTACAGCTAGAAAGTACAGAAGGAACCCAGAATTTGCCGTTAACTACAGGTAAATGCCAATTTCCTTTCGCTGGTTACTAGGAATATGAACTTGGTTTACCTCATTGCAAAATGGGGATGATTGGACATGTctcactgtgtgtctgtgttttaaaagatttatttatttgaaagagttacagagaggccggtgccgcaggactctaacccaggaactgtgatatggaatgagggtgttccaagcagcctgttaactgctgcaccaaatgcctgccccaaacacCAATCTCTTGCCTGGCCTAACCTGCTAGCTTCCTTATCTACTCCCTGCTTCCACACTTACCAAGCCAATACTTACAGCCACATATATTGTGCACAGCACACCTCcagggatctcattcacagagactGTAATGTGACGAGCACCCCCTGGGGCTGTGCAAGGCAATGACACTACCTGTTGGCTCCAGAGCACACTTCAAATTGAAAGCAAGACTGTTGCTGTTGTGTTCAGAACTCTCTAGGACCTCATTTTCTGTTTTaggaaagatttgtttacttatttgaaaggcagagtgagaggaagagacagagacaaacagatcttccatctgcttgtgtACACTCTAAATGggtgtaatggctggggctgggccagtccgaagccaggagccattccatctgggtctcctattccCGTTCCTCCTCCACATAATCAGTGATGGGCAGTGTGGGGCAATGGTTAAGTACAAGGGCTCTGGAGGTTGAAATTCTGGCTCTACTGCTTACTGGCTGAATAATCTTGGGCAAATTTTTTGAGTTCTCAATGTTCTTCCCCCACTTGAAAAACAGACatgaaaagttggaaaaagaatGACATGTTTGATTTGCGCTCCCATTGGTTTGCTTTTGCTGGGTGGGTTTTCTGACAGAGGCCAGAGAATTAGCAGCTCCGGGGACAAcacggggagggggctggaggtgATGACGCAGATGGAGGCAGCCGCTCAGGTAGGGTTCCTCTGGCTAACGCTCTTGTCTTCGTTGTTCAGCTGGTGCCCACTGCTCTTCGGCGGCTCGGTCCCGGTGTCGTCGTCGTCCAccacctcctccggctgccggcACTTCTCGTAGAAGAAGATGATggccaccagcaccagcacctccATCACGATGCCCAGGAAGGGCCAGAAGGCGGCCAGGCGGCTGTGCACGCGCAGCGTGATCACCGCCTTGTCTGAGCCCTGGGAGCTGGTACCGTTGCACACGTACTTGCCGGGGTCGGACTTGATGTTCAGCTTCTTGATACGCAGCTCTGACCTGGCCTCCGAGTTGCTCACGAAGAACCTGTTCTGGGAGCCGTTCACAATGTCCTGGTGCCCGGAGTCGGCCATCTTGTACCAGGCCCAGCTGGTCACGGGCGGGAAGGAGTCTGACTTGCAGGCCAGCGTGACAGGGTCGCCCTCATTGGCTTTCTCCGACCTTTTCACGGCCTTCACTTTGGGGGGCCCACTCACGGCCAGGTCACCCCTGCCCACGGACTcggggaggaagaggcaggagtACTTGCCGGCCCTGTCGGCCACGTCGACCTCGTACTCCATCTTCAGGTCGGTCAGCGCGTCCTCCTTCAGCACCTCGCCCCCTTTCATCCAGCGGTGGCCTGTGATCTGCGTGTCGCTGTGATTCAAGGCACAGGTGAGGCGCACCTTGGAACCCACTTCCTCTATGGAAGTGGAGACGCTGCCCACCTCCGCGGAGGCGCCCTCGACCAGCAGCAGCGCGAGCCCCAGCACCACGAGCGGCGCCGCCGCCATGTCCCCCATCATTCGCGCTTTACACCGCGCTCGCCGCCGAGCGCAGCCGCGCGTGCCGGGAGCGCGCACGCAGGGCCCAGCAAGGCGCTTTGCGTGTGCGAGTGCGCATGCCCAAGGTGTTTGGCTTGCTCCCTGAGGCAGGCAGTGCATCGGTGCGCCCAGGCACTGGTCATGGCTTCGTTTTGGGTTGCCGGATGAGAAGGTAAGTGGGCTGAGTTGAGCCCGGCTTGTCCACAGACCTCatgtaaactttaaaaacatactgGGGCggctccgtggcacagtaggttaatcctccgcctgtgccgctggcatcccatatgggtgccggttctagtcccggttgctcctcttccagtccagctctctgctgtggcctgggaaggcagtggaggatggcccaagtccttgggcccctgcacccccatggaagaccaggaggaagcacctggctcctggcttcggatcggtgcagctccggctgttgcggccatttggggaatgagccaacggaaggaagacctttctgtctctccttctcattgtctgtaactctacctctcagataaataaataaaatctttaaaaaacaaacaaaacccagatATTGTCAACAGCCTGAGAGATGGCAATTGTCTGTTGCAGCAAAACCTGACACACTCCCGATGTAACAACCGAATTAACTCATTTTCCCATCTTTTATTTCATCAGCTGCCACATACAGCCGCCAGCCTCATGGATTAAATAGTTCAGAATTTTCTAGAGCAGAAAGCTCTCTGTGGATGGAGCCCATCTTACTTCCtgtggggtgctggattcttcaTCTCCACAAAAGTCCCTGAACTCATAAAAATTAAGATCACATCACTGTGAGGATGAAAGGAAACAGTGTGGGTGAGTTGCCAGCACCGAGCAGTTTAGTAGTGAGTGATTGCTcaatgaaggaaggagggaagacaTGAGCCAGTGAATAAACTCCATGTTCTATTCATTCAGcctctaaatatttattgaacacgtGCTGTGCGCTAGCCCTTCTGGGGAATACAGCGATGAGTAAAATGGCCCAAGACTCTTCCTTCATGAAGAATACATGCtgatgggagaggcagagaacaaagtgaaccagtaaatataATATGTAAGGTAAAATGATTtctgtaaagaaaaacaaatgcgaTAATATCAAGTTTAATCTTAGATGATCAAACAAGCCCTTTGCAAGAAGGAACATTTGAGCAAAGACTTGATTAGAATGAGAGTGTGATCTGTGCAAGTATCTGGGACATGAACATCCCAAATGGAGAGACCAGCAGGATCAAAGGTCTGGAGACAGGAATGTATTTGGGGAGCTTGAGGAAAGGCAAGATTTGTGTGACTTCAGGCCtgtgagagaggggaagagaattAAGAGAGTGAAGGTATGGCCTGAAGCCAGAAAGCTGGGGCATCCTATAGGATGGCAAGTTTTACTCTAAATAGAAAAGGAGgggtagcattgtggcacagcaggttaggccattgcttgtgacaccagcatcccatatctaaaCACacgttcaagtcatggctgctctgcttccagtcctgctccctgctaatatgcccagggaaagcagcagaggatagctcaagtaccggggagccagggcagggttGGGCTGGGTCTGACAGTTCTCCTAGAATGTCATAACCTGAGAACTTGGATTTTGCTAGTctctttatcttctttttctacttccttcctttgtcccccccccttttttctcATATACTATTTGTTGTCATAGAAGGAAAGTCAAATTCAGTAAAGTACACATTGATTTATGAAACAAAATCCAAGAtgagaattaataaaataaatacagatttcagTGAAATTATGCCTTAGCACTTACTTTTAAAACCATGTTTCAAAACATTATTCATAGgaattaatggattttttttttcaaattgcaaGAACAGGTGCTAGTTAGTGAATAgcacatttttgtgtttttagttTGTCACTTTATACTTGagtttttgagatttttcttcctttttgaggTGATATGATATCTGTCAAGCATGATTCTTATAGGAGATGTTTCAAAACACACAACATAATTCagtatattttgaaagaaaatcactgaatgattttttgtaatttttttcagttGCCAGGGAGCTGGCAGAGTGTCCAGGATGAGAAAAAGTGCTGAGGGGGGTTTGGAAGGTAggctgcaggcatgtggggaccCAGCTGACAGAGAGTGACAAAGGAGAGGGCGTGAAACATCCGTCACGGGATTGGAGTTGGAGTCCCTGGGTGTGGACGCCAGCTTCTCTCACTCCCTTGCTTCGGGGTCGGTGCCATCTCTTCATGGTTCGGAGCCTTGTTTCCAACAGTGAACAATGCCCACATCTTTGGGTTGTCAGAATTCAAGGAGCAGTCTGTGGTCATACCTTGCTCCTAGGAAGGACTAAGACACATCCACTGAAAAAGATTAGTCAGGAACATGGTTCTCTCCTCTGCAGGTATTTAGGGCTAGAAACAGTCTCCTTCTGCTCCTACTCTCATCTTTCCTCCTTTAGGGCTCCTGCAGGGTGAGGGATTCTGCATTGGAGGGCTCCCAGGCGTGGAGCCCTGGCCCTCTGGCACTCAATCAACCCAGCATTCATCTGCAGCCAGGGAGAGCAGCCCGTCTGATTTCTTGACATCAACGCATTGA contains:
- the LOC100339001 gene encoding basigin; the encoded protein is MMGDMAAAPLVVLGLALLLVEGASAEVGSVSTSIEEVGSKVRLTCALNHSDTQITGHRWMKGGEVLKEDALTDLKMEYEVDVADRAGKYSCLFLPESVGRGDLAVSGPPKVKAVKRSEKANEGDPVTLACKSDSFPPVTSWAWYKMADSGHQDIVNGSQNRFFVSNSEARSELRIKKLNIKSDPGKYVCNGTSSQGSDKAVITLRVHSRLAAFWPFLGIVMEVLVLVAIIFFYEKCRQPEEVVDDDDTGTEPPKSSGHQLNNEDKSVSQRNPT